The DNA window CAACCAATGCAATTTTATCTTTTCCCATGATTCCCCATGAGACTGTACCACATAATTATATCAGCTTCACCCATATAAAGTGCTATACTTTGGGAAGATTCCATATTCATACATTTTACTGAGAGACATCCCTGAAGGTCTGGATTTACTACAAGAAAACACTTATTCTTATAGTAATGAGCAAATGAGTCAAATTCTTATTTGCATCATGATAAGCTGAAATATTAGGATAGTAGAAAAGGGGGAAGTGAGATTAAAATTGAAGCAAATAGACAAACAGAAAATCTAAGTGTCTTAATGATGTATCATAGTATTCCATAGGAAAcaaatatagttttaatttcaGAATCACATTACATTCTTCTCAACTGTTTAAACTCAATACCATTTAATACTACAGGTCTGCTTGGGTTTCCATGGAATATTAGACTCCTTTGATGCCTACTTAAGCTGTTCTATCAACACATGTGATTTTCTTGCATTTTCATGAGTCTCTTTCTTGCAACTACAAAGGGTGCTTCTCCTAAATCCTATTAATAAAGTATTAGTCTTTTGGTGGAGTAGATTACAGCCTTGCTCTTCTAATAGTTTTAGATGCTGAGCACAGTGGTTGCAGCTCTCCCAACTATAGTACCAGTAGCCAAGTATCTGCCCTAACAGACATTTCCTTGGAGCATGGGTATCCCAGACCTGCATCGTCCAAAGTAACAAAAATTTTCAATACTCCTTGAAATGTTTTGTGCCAGTTGGCCTTCATAGGATCTTTAGTAGTCTTTTGATCCAACCCTCAACTTATCAATCTACATAACACCTAATCTACTTGGAGTAATTATGTCTGTGCTTCCCTTAAATTTTTGTATTACTTATATCATTTAATCTTAATTTTCTAGAACCACTTGTGCAGTAAATAACCTCTGTATGAAGACTTATGCAGTCTTTTTCAGGTTATGTCAACATGCTCCAGCTCCTAACATACATACTCCTCTATCTAACCTAATTCTAGGTTCCTAGTTCTACCTAACTGAAACTTGATCACTGCCAATTTTGTtcctataaaaatatttagattctTAAAAAGATAAGTATTTATTTAAACCCTATATTAGGTAGAAACACCAGGGCCATTATGAAATTCATTTCAGTGAAGTGTGGACAAGACTATCCTTACACATGATATGTCATATAGAAAACCTCACTAAAAGTGACAGGCATGGTTCAATTCCTGTCCTACATAAAAAAGCATGCAAAATCTTTCATCTTCATTGTGACCCACTAGATTTAACACAGAGCCCACCAGGTAATTTCATGAGCTACTGTGAAAAGTAGAACAGTTCCTCATTTAAAGTACCTAGTGTAAATATCTGGGAGATGCCATACATGGAAAGATAAGTCATTGCTGCCAATTGATGTCTATTAATCCTGAGGGCTGAAAGATGAATTATAAACTTCCTGTATATACTAAGGAGTCACATCAGGTGGATTTGTTGTTAAAATAGCTATGCATAAGTTTATGCTTAGTCTATTTCTGCAACTAACATGCTAGTGATAATTGCATATCTCTAATATACTGTATCTTTCTGACCTTTCACAAACATATTCTTGTCTTCTACCATCTCAGTTGTATAAGCAAGTGGATTGGAAACATTTCTCAACAAACTATCTGACATCTGACTTGAACAATATTATGAGAGTAATCAGTAATATTCACAATTGACCATTCTCATTTGCTAATAATTATAATTAGTTTCACCTTTAAACGGCTTGTTTTCACATTGAAGTCACAATGTTAAAATTGAAATATCGCGTAACTTTAACCTCGTCATGtaaagtaaatgaagaaaatgtcttggGTTCAAGGAGTAATTACAAGAGAAGTCAGTATTCTTACCCCATGCTCTTTCTATCTTGCTCCTTTGAAGCCTAATTTGAAAAGTCAAATTGCCTACATGACTTCAGGCTATATATGCAAGTTTCATGGCAGACAATGTAGAACTTACAATAAAATTGTTGGTCCTGTTTATATATCAATACAACAGCCATGAGAGAGGTTGCCACAAAACAACCAAAGTTTGGCTTAAAATTGAAAAACCAGTACATAAACTATAAGATCAGTTGTTGCAGCCTACACTCTAGAGCATGCAAAGAGAATCCCATCTcaacttacattttcttttccttttactgagagaagaggaaaagtacACAGCAGGGCTCATTTCTTTGTATCCTAATTTCCACTGTGAATTTCATAAGGATTCAAGTAGAGTTGTTTACAGAAAGTTCCCTTGCAGCTAACCTTTCAGAGATGCAAGAATTAGCACAAACAGCATCCTTATTCATTATCAGCCCATGGTATGAGCACATACGACTAGATTTTGAAGTAGTCCCAGAACACTAGTCAAAAATAGacacaaaatggaaaaactaaTGAGTACAAAGTTCAAAAGTTGCTCTTCTGAGTACAGTGAGCAGTTCAGTATACCAGCAGCTACAGGAATATGATCTTAAAGAACAATGGGTCATAAGGCAACTATGTTTTTTCTGATCTCTTGTTGGTCTGGCAGGGTATGTTCCATACTAGTCATCTGCCAACATGAGAGTTGTGCTACCTGTAACGAGCTTACTGGACTGGAGCCCTAGTTAAGGAGAAGGTCAAAGATTcatatttgtttaatttcttcCAACATGTCTGTGTCTTCCCCCCAATTGCAGGAAGATAGGTTTCTCTTGCTCCTATTCTTTCATGCTAAATTAGCCAACACATCAGATGGATCAAGGTACAAAGTCAGAGTagcaaaggaaatacaaaatagaaagaatgaTATTCAAAAAATGATCCACTATACACAGTAACACAATGCCACATTTTCAGACTGTAAAAAAGTGAGCAAGGACCTTAAGTGAGACTGTATGCTATGGGAAAGTCAGCAtcacattcaaaataaaatattcctcaAGGCATAACTCTAGTTTTCCGGCTACAAGCACATCATACCATTAAGCACATAATTCTTCACCAACAAATAATAGCAAATGCATGCACAGGCTTTTCAACAATGTGGTGTTATGTTGGATTAAAAAACAGTCCAAGGTTCAGAGCAAAGGGAAAAGATAACAGAAGGTAATAGaggtggaatatatatatatatatatatatatatatatatatatatatatatatcaaaatgcaaataaaagtaaatttaaaaaacaaaaaaatggtttAACCAAGATGCAAAAACATAAGACACAAGTAAAATTCTGAATGAATATGACTAAGTTCTCTTGTCTTTATCTGAAATTCTCTTATTCttgtattaaattattaataaccTGTGTGACATAACCTTTCTCAACAGTTCCACCCCCCATTGCTGTTTGTACCAAAAAAGTCTCTCTAAAAGGTCATTTAAGACTATCCTTTTGatgatatttctcttttctatgcTGATATTGTTGTGTGAGTATTCCTATAATAGCCAAATCCTCCTCAGACGCTGAACAGTATTCAAACGACTCAATGGAACTAAAGCATATTTACAAAGGTATAGGAAAGGTTAATGAACCAGGCAAGGGACAATCAGGACCCAGATTTGGTAATAGTAAGCCTGTTACTAACCCTCAAAGACTTGAAACATCAAAAGATAAAAGGTGTGTTGCTATGACATCAAGAGCTAGAATAATGAAGAAAGAACTGCCCTATCATTATGAAGAGAATAATACAGGGGAAATAAAATCCCTGACCTTTCGTTCCTTCCATCTCCCCACCATCCgttgtttttattctgttgttCAAACCCAACTTGAAGTCAAAGAATAAGGTGATAAAGACCTCTGGATCAACATTCTGGTGTGGAGGATAGTATGGGGAAAGGTAGGATGTAGAAAAGAACTGGGAAGAGACCAGGGAATGAAATAACTATTATACAGGTTTCTTATAATGTCTTTGAGATTACAGGTTGTGTTTTTGTCTTTGGCTGCTCAGCATTTGGGAAAATACAGTGCATAGTAGTTACTCAACAACCCCCCATCATAGAAACAACCAGTTGATCTTGGCAGAGAACCAAACTGTTGCGATTTCAAGGACACTATCTCATTGCAGGTGTCTTGGTccactggctcttaaaatcttttcacCTCCTCTCTGATGATTTTCTTTGAAACTTATATATAATGGTGTATTATAGATGTATTAGCTGGGGCTTAGTAGCCTACATTTTGAACTTTCCCTAAACATATTCAGTTACATATAATTTGATGAATAAACTTAAAAGAGATCTTTTTGTTTTAACTAACACAAATCTTTCTATTTTAGAAAATTCATGGTGCTACATTAGCATGCATAGATTTCTCATGTACGTTGAGCTAACCTTCATGCATGTAGAACATGGTTTTGAATTCAGCAATTTTATTGCCTTCATCCCATTTACAATTTTGagaatatttctttccttctttagttCTATGTTCTATTTTCTATTCCTTAGAGGAATGGAAAGGAGAAGGATTAGTGATGATCTTCCTAGTCAAAGTAAGGGGACTTTTCCCTAAAAGAACAGGGAATTTAATTCCTGCCTGCATTCCATTTCTCCTTCACTTGAAATAATAGTCTCCCATGAAATTGGTTAATTGAAACTACTAGCATTATACAAACTTATATATCAAAATGCAtaaggatatttttaaagaacattgaAGGCTACGGTGACTCacagaactgaaagaaaagaaagaaagaaagagaggggggaactATAGAAATACTAAATTGTGACCACAATTGATGTGACCACAAAAAGTGATTCTTTAGTTATAATggataaatcattaaaattatgaagcagtgtggtgatatcttgcttatacaaataaaacctgtctgaatgtcagagaatggagcctgcaactagctagccatagacgtctggagatctgtacagacagacaggaagtgaggtagcagGAACGAAACAGGATATAAGTAGGGAGAAAACAGGTACTTGCTATCCATTCTGCTGAGATGCTGCTAATGAGGTAAGGTGTGTCACGGCTTAATTCTGCTCTTTTTTAGAATCTTTTAaagcttttgtcaagttttacATGGAAATCTTTGCCCCACATTGGAGGCATCATTTGAAGATTGAAGTTTTCCTGTTcttcctggtcccacagccatttagttacaaataaatacacagaggcttacattaattataaactgtttggccaatggatgAGTCTTTTTATTcaatagctctctcttaattattaacccataactaatAATCCAAGTATTTCCACAGAATGCAGAGAGTGGGTAGcctgggagatgccatgtagctcgGGGAAGATAGGATAcctggcattctccagtaagatacgGCAATGAGCTACAATGGGTGGGAGCCATTGGCTCATTTGTCAAAAGACTGCATCCACCAACCCTGCAGGCATCTGGGCAGGCAGAAGGCAGCAGGTGGCCTTGCCACTCATTAATCAGTCTTCTCCCAATGTCTCTTCTGTAGGAGCACCATGTCCGCGCAAGTCCCCAAGGCAGCTTCAGtggaagaacaaaaggaaatggaagataAAGTGACTCATCCAGAGAAAGCTGAAGAAGCAAAGTTAAAAGCAAGGAATCCACACTTGCGACAAAAGCCTGGTGGTTCCGATTTTTTAAGGAAACGACTGCAGAAAGGGCAAAATTATTTTGATTCTGGGGATTGCAACGTGGCAAATGCAAAAATGAAGAACCAGCAAATTCCTGCTGCCCTGTATAAGACAGAGGTCactggtggcgcactcctttaatcccagcactcgggagacagaggcaggctgatctctctgagttcgaggccagcccggtctccagagcgagtgccaggataaggctccaaaactacacagagaaaccctgtatcgaaaaacaaaaaaaaaaaaaaaaaaaaaagaggtcactGGTGACCACATTCCCACAGTACCTTCCTCAGCGAAAACCATCCCTGATTGCTAGCAAGCTAGCTGGCTGATTCAAAGAGCTGAACTGCATGAGTCTTCTACTGTCCTTTATTTCTCCTTACTACGTTACTTAcccattttgtttcctttcactCACTATGTCATTTGAGACTGACAGCTTTGCAGGTAGTGGTAGTATGTGCTGCTGTTGTAGGGGAGCATACATGTGTAGAGGTTTCAGTTAGTTTAACAGTGCACTGAGGCAAAGGACATGCAACAGCAACTTAAGTAATTGATGCTAGGATAATTGTACATATTATCTAGTTggtacaggactggctccaacAAGTAGCAAGCAAGTTCTACAGCTTCAATGTTCTGGCTTGGCTTACTTCCTCATATTTACAGCTTTCTATGTTACTCTTATTTAATAGAACCTCTGTTGCATTGATTTCTTCTGTAtttcctttttgaattttttaagacAGAAGTTTAAGACCACAAGTTGGAAGACAAGTCACATAATTCAGACACAAGTAAATGAGATGCAAAAGATTTTGAATAACTACTTGGACTTGGCGACCTTAAACCTGCTGTTCCAGCTTTAACAAGAGCATCTTACCTGAGTGATATTTACCTGTTCTGGTGTGACTTGTGTGACTCCAATGCTTATCAGCTGTCTTTGAAGCTAGTGCTCTTTTGGGGTTCTGCAGTGTTGGGACAGCTTTCTTTGTTGAAGACATGAATGGGTATGCATGTGCACTGACTATTGCATTCACTTTTGTGCCATTTTTGTAAATACAATAGTTTTgcacaaactttaaaaaagaaatatatagattaatagttatggattattccatggtatgtattcactcatacatgatttttagacatagagcaaaggattaccagtctacaatccacactgccagaggaactaggaaacaaggaggaccccaagagaagattgcatagtccctcaaagaaggggagggggacaagaacccttgaacaaagtgggagcatgtgGGGGGAAGGAGGtgtgaagggaagaaggggaggggggagaacaagaggactgaggaatagaggagggcaagaaaggagaggccttgatagagggagacagtacaggtttggagagaggtctaacataggggaaatgttagaaaattcacagggatgaccccaactaaaaatatAGGTAGTGGTGGAaaggatgcctttgatgccctttccctataatgagattgatgtctaccttggttaccagtcctagagccttcatccagtagctgttcgaaacAGAAAccaacacccacagctaagcactgaactatactcctagaatccagttgcagaggagaggagtgatgagcaaaggatcaagacagtgctggagaaacccaaagaaacagttgagTGACctggtgagagcatggagaccctactcataaagctgtggaaacagcattggacagaaccaagccctctgaatgtaggtgccaactaggaggccaagacagtctgtgggacctctaacagtggagacagtctttaaccctagagcacaaatggatttgggagcccattccctatggagagatactattgcagcccagatacagcaaggagggcctaggccctctcccacatgatatgagggactttgaaggtcccctgtggagggcctcactatccttggggaggagttgggggatgggttggtggggaacatgggaggatgggagatcaagggaatggtgaggatggatatgtaaatatgagtgcctctaaaataattaaatataaaaatagttatgggttaattaatagagaactagccagtaaaaatcctaagccattggccaaaccgTTTATAATTACTGTAAGCATGTGTTTCATTTAGGACTGAAGGACGTAGGGACTAGGAGGAACAGGAACTCTGTCTATGAAGCAGCTaacaatgtttgtttgtttgtttgtttgtttgttttacaaattaaaatgtatacaGAAGCCTTCAAAATtctacttgttttaaaatttgaagtcaaagtTTTGAATTATGAATATTACATGAGCTCAAAATGGTAAGCACTTACAGAAGAGGAGACCAAAACTTGTATTTTGTGTCAAATGCTGACAATCAGGGATGAGGAGCTGAGACTGGCTTTAACACTATGGTTCATTGTCTTGTTTTACTCTTGCAACAATGCTTGATAATTAATGTTTCAATGCCTTTCCCaagcatacattttttttaattcaataggTGCTTACTTATCTCTTCCTATCAGCTGTACTTAAGTACGGTTTAGGCTCTTGTGACTGCTTGTAAACAAAATCAATACCTGGCTCATTAAGATTCTATGATCAAAGCCCAAAGACTTGATGttgttctttttcccccttttactAAAGAGGTCTTTGTCATCTTGTTTAATTGTTTAAAGACCTTTACAGCAACTTGGCATCATGCTTTCTAGCAGACATACTTTGAGGACTGGACAGCCCTCAAATTTGATCACATTGATAACAGATGTGTTCATCTGATTTATTCATTCTACTTTGCTAGAGTAAGTTGGGTCTCATTTGCAAAGTGTCTTTGGGGGAATTATAGTTTACAACAATACCTCTAGCATAGAAATGAATGTCTTGGTTTTCAAGCAAGTGGTAAATGCTAATAAATGAAGCAAGTATTTAGACATAGCTTTCTAGTTGGAGCCTTTCTCCAAAATGAGTCTTAAACAGATCTTATTTCTAATATAGATGCCTTATAGTGAAAAATATATAATAGATATAatcttttatttcaaaaattgttGCCTAGACAGCTAGAATAATAATCTCCATTTAGCAGTTATGTGTGTTAAGGTTGTCACCATGGAAAAACAATCAAAAGGAACAATAGGAAAAATTATAGACATTGGGCTCAGAGCTTCAAAAGTTTCAGACTACTATGGAAAGGAATAGAGAAGGCAGGAGAGCAGCTCACAAatcatccaggaagcagagagagagaaacaggctttctccttttttcccatttctaTTATGTAGGCTGGGCTCCATGGGGTTTTCCTTCCTAATTAAACCTTTCCAGGTTATGTTATCATACCACAATGAATGATAAACATAAGCAaattgacaatcaatattaaccatcacattaTGAGTCCTATACTTTCTCTTATTTGATCTCTACATTGGGATTTGGAGAGGGGAAAATACACCCACAGGTTCAGATTCTGGTCATTAccttatcaaaaacaaaaaagctccaCACAAAAATAAACTGCATCAGAGTTGTGATTTATCACTATTGAATGcacaaaagataaaagaacagAAGTGGTATGTATTTATAAGCAAGAAGGAACTCAAGCATAATAGCAAAAGCAATCCATTTCTTATGTTACTCAAGAAAAGATGTTACAGAAATAACAACCACCAAATGGCCATTCTCTAGAGTTTAATGCcttcagtttctttcattttgtcaAGTGAAACACACATTAAGGAAAGTTTAATTtacttcctttttgttgtttatagCCAGAAGATTGAGCAGAATAGCTGACGTAAGTGGCTGACATCAATCCCTCACACTAGAGTTACTTACATAATGCCAGTCATTCCCTCCTTGTTTCTTCCCTCACTTCTATCATACTTTCAAACAAAACTTGAAGTCTGTAAACTTTATAAAGCCATGTACCAAGTGTGATTTAAAATAGTAGTATGTCTTCTATGAGGATATTAATGCAGATATTAGAAAGGATGTTGGCCAAGTATCTTTTTGGATGTGTATTCATTGTCTGGATTCTAAGCATAGGTGAAGAGAGTTTCTGACTATAAACAATTTATAGCATGATGACATTATAGACACACAGAACACTAGACCTTAAATAGGGCACTATAAAGCTACTGCAATAAAGAGGAAATATGGTATCCAAAAAATGGAGCCTTTTGCTTTTTGAACTAATATCTTGAATATAGTCATCTCTGAAATAGGAAATTTGCTCATTGGTCTTTAAAAGATaggtgatttattttattatctgtatTCGGTATTCATTAAAGGGGTCAAGCCATTTCTACTGAAGCATATCCTTATCTGAAAATAGAAGTATTTTTAGAGTAACATTTAGAGTAACATTAGAGTAGAAGTATGGCAGCATAAGAAGCCAAGCTAATGGAAGCCCTCAAGGCTAGAATGATGGtatcaaaggaaaaagagaaaagagtaacctcatgtaaaatattttttcttgaatAAGAGTAGAAATCTTCATGATTTGGAGTGACTACTTAAGAGTATCTGAAAAAGGAATTACTGGTTTGGATCAATATTCAGAGTGGCCACAGCTTAAATTCACACATGCTGATTAATCAGAATTGATATTTCACAACAAATTTCAGCCTTCACAAACTAAGGAGCAAGAAAACCTTGTATCACTGTCTCTGAAAGTCACCAACTATTAGCTGAATGAGTGGTCATGAATAGATGAAattcaatgaaaaggaaaatttatcTCTGGTACTAATTtcccaaaacaaaactgaagaagaTTACCATAAAGAACTGGGAAAGTCTGAATTTTGAGACTGTATGAATGAAAACACAGATCATAAATTCTCCTTTTTAATCAAATTTCTATGattagaaacaatattgaaagagaaaatattgaagatataaataagaaagaaggaaTACCAAAATATGGTCGGAAAAGAGCAATATTGCAAATAACAAtattgaagaagaaaatattgacGGTATAAATGAGAAAGAAGGAATACCAAAGAAATGGTCtaaaaaaatacagcaaatgAATTATCAAGTGACAGTAAAGAGTAAAGAACAGCATTTGAATAAAGTCCACTTCCTTATAGTTTGATACAATTCACTTTACATTAGTAGATGTCAGCTGAAACCTTTTGAGTTAATGTCCCTCTCATCCAAACCAGTCTTCAGGGGCCCTTGTAACTGAATCAACACAGTCAAAAGTTACTTCTGCTCCTTTGCTGCAGGATCAGAAAGATAGAGGCGGCTCTGTTGGTAGCAATAGATTGATTGTGGCTTTTGGGAAGTCCTAGTCTCAGTCTTTAGAGTCCCCAGATGCTTCTCAAGGTCAAGTGTGTGTTGCCTGAATGAGATCTTTATTTCTGAGAACATGTTGCCAGTCTTGAAAATACCTTGAGGAGCTAGATAAGAACATTTCTCCACAAGACATTTTCACTGGAAGAAGCTTAAGGCTCCCCCAGTAGTCTGTCAGGGAAAAGAAATCACCTGTAAATGTGCTAAACTTTATTACTGGAAGAAAAATACAGTGCAAAGCTGCAGGGCTATTACTGCAGGATAAATGCACTCTTAGACACTTTACAGTATGTAACACTgaaacactgtataataaatatttctaaagggatatacatatgtatatgggGGCTATACACACATCCAGAGGAGATTGAGAAGTGGAAATTTTAGTTGGGAACTGCATATTTTCAAAGTCAAAGTTCCTTTTCTTTGAGAAATATCTTGAATCCCATGCTTCAGTGGTGTCACTTCCCATTGAATATCTATCAACATTACCACTTACATTATTTATCATTACCATTTTATTCATACTCACAGCTAGATTTTGATTGCCCTTTATTTCACTTTTACATCTTTGGGATGCAAGCTATTGAATAAAGATGGGCTGATTCTTCAGAACTTAGACAAGCATTTGTTAATACCTACCATATAAGAAGTGTCCCATGATACCTTAGAAAACAGCACAGCATAACGTTGCCTTGGAAAAAGTCTACTCTAATGGTCAGTGGCCTCAGGTTTAGTTGGGATTCTTCACATACACATTATGATCTTTTGCCCCATTGTTCCAGCTTGCAATGTCTCTGTTTCCTTGTATAAGCAACCATACCTATAACAACTTTTTGGCAATCTATTTCTGGAGATCAGTGAAATACACAGGGAGAAAACATTtcttaatatataatatgtatacaaTAAAGGTGAGTTTGTGGTGATAATACGgtctatgatctaataaagtttgcctggagatcagaatgcaaagttagtCATTGCCATAGAAGCTAAGCagtggcagtacacacctttaatcccagcaacacactaattagccatagaagctgggcagtcatggtgcatgcctttaatcccagcactagagaggtatgtaagacaggagcagggtctccaAGATGG is part of the Cricetulus griseus strain 17A/GY chromosome 5, alternate assembly CriGri-PICRH-1.0, whole genome shotgun sequence genome and encodes:
- the LOC100773916 gene encoding cAMP-regulated phosphoprotein 19-like, coding for MSAQVPKAASVEEQKEMEDKVTHPEKAEEAKLKARNPHLRQKPGGSDFLRKRLQKGQNYFDSGDCNVANAKMKNQQIPAALYKTEVTGDHIPTVPSSAKTIPDC